One Desulfurellaceae bacterium genomic window, GCCGCCGACGGCGGCCTGTCCGAGCGGCGGGTCTTCGCCCAGTTCGACGAAGAAACGCCCGACGGGATCTGCCTCGACGCCCGGGGCGGGGTGTGGGTCAGCTCGTTTGAGTCGGGCGAGTTTGTCCGGGTCGAAGACGGCGGCACGATCACTGATCGTATCCCGGTGCCGGGCAAGCGGGCCGTGGCCTGCGCGCTGGGCGGGCCGCAGCGCCAGACGCTGTTCCTGCTGACGGCCGAGACGACGCTCGAAGACTTGGCCCAGGGAAAATCCATCGGCCGGGTGGAAGCCGTCCGGGTTGACACGCCCGGGGCTGGCCTGCCCTGAGGGCTTGGGATAGGTTTGCTCCATGCCTGATACGATTTTCGCGCGGATCATCGCCGGAGAGATCCCCTGTCATCGGGTGTACGAGGACGACAAGGTCCTGGCTTTCCTGGATATCGGTCCGCTCAGCACGGGTCATACCCTGGTCATCCCCAAAGAACCGGCCGAAACGCTCGACCAGCTGTCGGACGACTCGGCCGCCGCCCTGGGGCGGGTCTTGCCGCGGCTGAGTCGGGCGGTGCTGCAGGCGACCGGGGCGCAGGATTTCAATGTTCTCCAGAACAACGGCGTTGCCGCCCACCAAGCCGTTGGGCACGTGCATTTTCATATCATTCCCAAATTCTCTGACGGCGCCGGCCTCGGTATTGACTGGCCGGCCGGCTCCTTGAACCCTGAGGACGGAGACCGGCTGGCTCA contains:
- a CDS encoding HIT family protein, translated to MPDTIFARIIAGEIPCHRVYEDDKVLAFLDIGPLSTGHTLVIPKEPAETLDQLSDDSAAALGRVLPRLSRAVLQATGAQDFNVLQNNGVAAHQAVGHVHFHIIPKFSDGAGLGIDWPAGSLNPEDGDRLAQAIAAQLQT